From Scatophagus argus isolate fScaArg1 chromosome 2, fScaArg1.pri, whole genome shotgun sequence, a single genomic window includes:
- the LOC124053716 gene encoding retinal cone rhodopsin-sensitive cGMP 3',5'-cyclic phosphodiesterase subunit gamma-like translates to MADAAVAAPADKKAPPKFKQRAARTFKSKAPKPGQKGFGDDIPGMEGLGTDITVVCPWEAFGDMELSDLAKYGIV, encoded by the exons ATGGCTGACGCAGCTGTTGCAGCTCCCGCCGACAAGAAGGCACCTCCCAAGTTTAAGCAGAGGGCCGCTCGTACCTTCAAGAGCAAGGCCCCTAAACCAGGCCAGAAGGG ATTTGGAGATGATATTCCTGGCATGGAGGGTCTTGGCACAGACATCACAGTGGTTTGCCCATGGGAAGCTTTTGGTGACATGGAGCTTAGCGACCTGGCGAAATATGGAATTGTCTAG
- the rbfox2 gene encoding RNA binding protein fox-1 homolog 2 isoform X4 produces the protein MMGLYYPSVLSGSQDSAGGQEGLVPPPFSAFPPPPPPPPQNGLALDYGGSLYAAGAVQGPVEAGGAANSAANAANTLSAQQSDGSSQIDGQSGVGSGGGGGGGTAGVDSEDKGTPKRLHVSNIPFRFRDPDLRQMFGQFGKILDVEIIFNERGSKGFGFVTFESSADAERAREKLHGTLVEGRKIEVNNATARVMTNKKMTTPYANGEGLATLPYAGWKLSPMVGAMYSPELYTVPGFPYPAAAAAAASTAATFRGAHLRGRARPVYSAVRAAVPQPAIPTYPGVMAYQDGFYGAADLYGGYAAYRYAQPAAVATPAAAAAAAAAYSDSYGRVYTADPYHAALAPAAYGVGAMATLYRGGYSRFAPY, from the exons ATGATGGGACTGTACTATCCTTCTGTGTTGTCG GGCTCTCAGGATAGTGCTGGCGGTCAGGAGGGTCTCGTACCACCACCTTTCTCCGCGTTCCCTCCACCTCCGCCGCCGCCCCCCCAGAACGGCCTGGCCCTGGATTACGGGGGCAGCTTGTACGCAGCCGGGGCCGTCCAGGGCCCCGTGGAAGCTGGCGGAGCAGCGAACAGCGCCGCCAACGCTGCCAACACCCTCAGTGCTCAA CAGTCAGATGGGTCCTCCCAGATTGATGGTCAGTCAGGGGTtggctcaggaggaggaggtggtggagggacTGCTGGGGTCGACTCAGAGGATAAGGGGACCCCCAAACGCCTCCACGTGTCCAACATCCCCTTCCGCTTCCGAGACCCCGACTTACGGCAGATGTTTGGG caATTTGGCAAAATCCTCGATGTCGAGATCATTTTCAATGAGAGGGGATCCAAG GGCTTTGGTTTTGTAACGTTTGAGTCGAGCGCAGATgcagagagagcgagggagaagCTTCACGGTACGCTGGTGGAAGGACGTAAAATCGAG GTCAATAACGCCACAGCCAGAGTGATGACAAACAAGAAGATGACCACCCCATACGCCAATGGAGAGGGTCTCGCCACTCTGCCATATG CTGGATGGAAGTTGAGTCCTATGGTTGGAGCCATGTACAGTCCTGAACTCTACACAG TACCAGGGTTTCCgtacccagcagcagcagcagctgctgcctccACTGCTGCGACCTTTCGAGGCGCCCATCTTCGGGGTCGTGCCCGACCTGTCTACAGCGCAGTCAGGGCAGCTGTGCCACAGCCTGCCATCCCGACCTACCCggg tgtgatGGCCTATCAGGATGGCTTTTACGGTGCAGCTGATCTCTAT GGTGGCTATGCAGCATATCGTTATGCCCAGCCGGCTGCAGTAGCGACTCCTGCAGCAGCGGCAGCCGCAGCGGCAGCTTACAGTGACAG CTATGGACGAGTTTACACAGCAGACCCCTATCATGCTGCACTCGCCCCTGCTGCTTATGGTGTTGGAGCCATG GCCACACTGTACAGGGGAGGCTACAGTAGATTTGCTCCTTACTAA
- the LOC124053723 gene encoding retinal cone rhodopsin-sensitive cGMP 3',5'-cyclic phosphodiesterase subunit gamma-like, translating into MADVAVAAPADKRAPPKFKQRTVRTFKSKAPKPGQKGFGDDIPGMEGLGTDITVICPWEAFGDMELGDLAKYGII; encoded by the exons ATGGCAGACGTAGCCGTCGCAGCTCCCGCTGACAAGAGGGCACCTCCAAAATTCAAGCAGAGGACCGTTCGCACCTTCAAGAGCAAGGCGCCCAAACCAGGCCAGAAGGG ATTCGGAGATGACATCCCCGGGATGGAAGGTCTTGGCACAGACATCACAGTGATTTGCCCATGGGAAGCCTTCGGAGACATGGAGCTTGGCGACCTGGCAAAATACGGAATCATTTAA